In Geminocystis sp. NIES-3709, a single genomic region encodes these proteins:
- a CDS encoding Uma2 family endonuclease, giving the protein MQIIDQKLTLTEFLHLPETKPIKQYIDGEIIEKPMPQSKHSRIQLKLGMFIENIASKNKIASAFPELRCTFNNRSIVPDLSILKWDNIPLDSEGELIDKITIAPDWIIEILSPDQNSMKVTKNILFCLKHGCQMGWLIDTEDKSVLVYYSDKPTEYFDNFNDKLLAPEFLSELTLTIEDIFSWLKY; this is encoded by the coding sequence ATGCAAATTATCGATCAAAAATTAACCTTAACAGAATTTTTACACTTACCAGAAACTAAACCAATTAAACAATATATTGATGGGGAAATAATTGAAAAACCAATGCCACAATCCAAGCATAGTCGTATTCAATTAAAGTTAGGTATGTTTATCGAAAATATAGCTAGTAAAAATAAGATTGCTTCTGCTTTTCCAGAGTTGAGATGTACTTTTAATAATCGATCGATTGTCCCTGATTTATCTATTTTAAAATGGGATAATATTCCATTGGATAGTGAAGGAGAATTAATTGATAAAATTACGATCGCACCTGATTGGATAATAGAAATTTTATCTCCTGATCAAAATTCTATGAAAGTGACTAAAAATATTTTATTTTGTCTTAAGCATGGTTGCCAAATGGGGTGGTTAATAGATACTGAAGATAAATCAGTTTTAGTTTATTATTCTGATAAACCTACAGAATATTTTGATAACTTTAATGATAAATTACTAGCACCAGAATTTTTATCAGAGTTAACCTTAACTATCGAAGATATATTTAGTTGGTTAAAATATTAA
- a CDS encoding TerB family tellurite resistance protein, with amino-acid sequence MTKENQTKLLIKILVGTAWIDGVIQSQERKYLQKMVTENNLHEDADIKSLLSEIKPVNPSQCYQWLEEYLGDNPTMRDYEDLLGSISALVYSDGDVHTQEAKLLNRLQNLDPQTQSKKSILDQVLGSVKQLYKKAIADN; translated from the coding sequence ATGACAAAGGAAAATCAGACAAAATTATTGATTAAAATTTTAGTCGGTACAGCATGGATTGATGGTGTTATTCAATCTCAAGAAAGAAAATATTTGCAAAAAATGGTAACAGAAAATAACCTCCATGAGGATGCAGACATTAAATCTTTGCTATCAGAAATTAAGCCGGTTAATCCATCTCAATGTTATCAATGGCTAGAAGAATATTTAGGCGATAACCCAACCATGAGAGATTATGAAGATTTGTTAGGAAGTATAAGTGCTTTAGTTTATAGCGATGGAGATGTACATACTCAAGAAGCAAAACTTTTAAATCGTTTACAAAATTTAGATCCTCAAACTCAAAGTAAAAAATCAATTTTAGATCAAGTTTTAGGCTCTGTTAAACAATTATATAAAAAAGCGATCGCAGATAATTAA
- a CDS encoding ABC transporter ATP-binding protein: MVFPTENQIKSSTINSEDFLVVENVVKAFKKTDGSDYVVLNGINLTIGQQEYVSVIGHSGCGKSTLVRIVAGLEKPTSGMITLEGKRIRKPGADRMMVFQGYALLPWLTVRENIRLAVDEVFKTANKAEKISIVNEHIEMVNLTPAADKYPHELSGGMKQRVGVARALATRPKLLLLDEPFGALDALTRPKLQQQVIDIWENHRQAVMMITHDVDEAIFMSDKVVMMSNAPNATIGKILDIPLPRPRYAHELRETPEYYELRNQALDFLEKYQ, translated from the coding sequence ATGGTATTCCCAACAGAAAATCAAATCAAATCCTCCACAATCAACTCAGAGGATTTTTTAGTAGTTGAAAACGTAGTTAAAGCCTTCAAAAAAACTGATGGCAGTGATTATGTAGTCTTAAATGGGATTAATCTTACGATAGGACAACAAGAGTATGTCTCTGTAATTGGACACTCAGGTTGCGGTAAATCAACTTTAGTCAGAATTGTCGCTGGTTTAGAAAAACCCACCTCTGGAATGATAACTTTAGAAGGTAAAAGGATTCGTAAACCAGGTGCCGATCGCATGATGGTGTTTCAAGGCTATGCTTTGCTTCCTTGGCTAACAGTCAGAGAGAATATTCGATTAGCGGTAGATGAAGTATTTAAAACAGCTAATAAAGCGGAAAAAATCAGTATCGTGAATGAACATATTGAAATGGTTAATTTAACACCCGCCGCCGATAAATATCCCCATGAACTTTCAGGGGGGATGAAACAAAGAGTAGGAGTTGCCCGTGCTTTAGCCACACGCCCTAAATTACTATTACTAGATGAACCTTTTGGTGCGTTGGATGCTTTAACTCGTCCTAAATTGCAACAACAGGTAATAGATATTTGGGAAAATCATCGCCAAGCAGTAATGATGATTACTCACGATGTTGATGAGGCTATTTTTATGTCCGATAAAGTTGTGATGATGAGTAATGCTCCTAATGCTACGATCGGTAAAATTCTTGATATTCCTTTACCTCGCCCAAGATATGCTCATGAGTTACGAGAAACACCAGAATATTATGAGTTACGCAATCAGGCTTTAGATTTTCTCGAAAAATATCAGTAA
- a CDS encoding universal stress protein — MSERRGRHKIFIGMAPGVGKTYRMLQEAKNLKKEGIDVVIGLLETHNRQETIVQAEGLEVIHRQSINQGNLTLTEMDTKAIIQRFPQLVLIDELAHTNIPGSLNQKRYQDVEEILIAGINVYSTLNIQHLESLNDLVAKITGVIVRERIPDRLLEEADEIVVIDVTAETLEQRLLDGKIYAPEKIQQSLQNFFQRKNLIALRELALREVANTVEEAEESLSSKQCYLIQERVLVCISTYPNSLRLLRRGARLANYMSVPLYVLFVENPDHFLTKTETLHIETCQQLCREFSGNFLRVKSYNVPTTIAEIAEQEKITQIVIGESQQSRWKQFFKGSFTQKLMKLIWKKQIDLHIIATE; from the coding sequence ATGAGCGAAAGACGTGGACGACATAAAATTTTTATTGGTATGGCTCCCGGAGTCGGTAAAACCTATAGAATGTTACAAGAAGCAAAAAACCTCAAAAAAGAAGGTATTGATGTTGTTATCGGCTTATTAGAAACCCATAATCGTCAAGAAACGATCGTACAAGCTGAAGGTTTAGAGGTTATCCATCGTCAATCTATTAATCAAGGAAATTTAACTTTGACGGAAATGGATACAAAAGCGATTATCCAACGTTTTCCTCAATTAGTTTTGATTGATGAATTAGCTCATACTAATATACCCGGTTCTTTAAATCAAAAACGCTATCAAGATGTTGAAGAAATTTTGATAGCAGGGATTAATGTTTATTCCACTCTCAATATTCAACATTTAGAAAGTTTGAATGATTTGGTTGCAAAAATTACGGGTGTAATTGTCAGAGAACGCATTCCAGATCGTCTCTTAGAAGAAGCTGATGAAATAGTCGTTATTGATGTGACGGCGGAAACTTTAGAACAAAGATTATTAGATGGCAAAATTTACGCCCCAGAGAAAATTCAGCAGTCTTTACAAAATTTCTTTCAACGTAAAAATCTAATCGCTTTAAGAGAGTTAGCTTTAAGAGAAGTCGCTAATACGGTGGAAGAAGCGGAAGAATCTTTATCCTCTAAACAATGTTATCTTATTCAGGAAAGAGTTTTAGTCTGTATCTCCACTTATCCTAATTCTTTACGTCTATTACGTCGAGGTGCTAGATTAGCAAATTACATGAGTGTTCCTTTATATGTTCTTTTTGTGGAAAATCCAGATCATTTTTTGACTAAAACAGAAACTCTCCATATTGAAACTTGTCAACAACTTTGTCGGGAATTTAGTGGTAATTTTTTACGAGTTAAAAGTTATAATGTTCCTACTACGATCGCCGAAATTGCGGAACAAGAAAAAATTACTCAAATCGTCATTGGTGAAAGTCAACAATCTCGTTGGAAACAATTTTTTAAAGGTTCTTTTACTCAAAAATTGATGAAATTAATTTGGAAAAAACAAATCGATTTACATATTATTGCGACAGAATAA
- a CDS encoding CmpA/NrtA family ABC transporter substrate-binding protein, producing MSKYQNRRFFLQGMGATAGTIAFYGCTHQQGKQPNKIPESALAVEQIIKPETLEKPNLTVGFVPVNDCAPFAIAWEKGFFRKYGLNVTLSREASWANSRDGIIFGRLDASPVVSGAVTNARLGAEGARKFPLCAAMTIHRHGNALTMNRKLWEGGVRPWNTYNGNLDAFGQNLRNYWQKAPLHERVWAVVLSSAIYEYFVRYLVASVGLNPLDELRIIITPPPQMVSNMRIGAMQAYMVAEPWNTRAISGNEGIGFTFAQGREIWRGHPDRLLAVQESFIKENPKTYRSLVKAMIEACQYCSKQENREEVAKIISQRSFTGAKTKYTEPGIVGNFNYGGFDDQPRIKKSLETTLFFDIPPEVSTVENDHSTFLWQSDGFWLMTQAARWGQIPEFPKNAEEIVSQGWQTKLYRDIAEEMGIKCPKEDHKVVSGDAFIDGKSFDSSDPIGYIKSFDIRANSPQIFG from the coding sequence ATGAGTAAATATCAAAATCGAAGATTCTTTTTACAAGGAATGGGAGCAACAGCAGGGACGATCGCATTTTACGGTTGTACTCATCAACAGGGCAAACAACCTAATAAGATCCCCGAAAGTGCTTTAGCCGTAGAGCAGATTATCAAACCTGAAACTTTAGAAAAACCGAATTTAACCGTTGGTTTTGTACCCGTTAACGACTGTGCACCTTTTGCGATCGCATGGGAAAAAGGATTTTTTCGTAAATATGGCTTAAACGTCACCTTGAGTCGAGAAGCAAGTTGGGCAAATTCCAGAGATGGGATTATTTTTGGCAGATTAGACGCTTCCCCCGTAGTTTCTGGTGCTGTCACCAATGCTAGATTAGGGGCTGAAGGAGCGAGAAAATTTCCCCTCTGTGCGGCGATGACAATTCACCGTCATGGTAACGCTCTTACTATGAATCGTAAACTATGGGAAGGGGGAGTAAGACCTTGGAATACTTATAATGGCAATTTAGATGCCTTTGGGCAAAATTTACGGAATTATTGGCAAAAAGCCCCTCTTCATGAGCGAGTTTGGGCAGTGGTGCTAAGTTCCGCTATTTATGAGTATTTTGTACGTTATCTTGTGGCTTCCGTCGGTTTAAATCCTCTTGATGAATTACGAATAATAATTACTCCACCACCGCAAATGGTTAGTAACATGAGAATAGGTGCAATGCAAGCCTATATGGTAGCCGAACCTTGGAATACCAGAGCAATTAGTGGTAATGAGGGTATTGGTTTTACCTTTGCCCAAGGTAGAGAAATATGGCGAGGACATCCCGATCGACTTTTAGCAGTACAAGAATCCTTCATTAAGGAAAATCCTAAAACTTATCGCTCACTGGTTAAAGCAATGATTGAAGCCTGTCAATATTGCAGTAAACAAGAAAACAGAGAAGAAGTTGCTAAGATAATCTCACAACGATCGTTTACAGGTGCTAAAACTAAATATACTGAACCCGGTATTGTGGGTAACTTCAACTACGGCGGATTTGATGATCAACCTCGCATCAAAAAAAGTTTAGAAACAACTCTATTTTTTGATATACCTCCAGAAGTTTCCACCGTTGAAAATGATCATTCAACCTTCCTTTGGCAATCGGACGGTTTTTGGTTAATGACTCAAGCCGCACGATGGGGGCAAATTCCCGAATTTCCGAAAAATGCGGAAGAAATTGTTAGTCAAGGATGGCAAACCAAATTATACCGAGATATAGCAGAAGAAATGGGGATTAAATGTCCGAAGGAAGATCATAAAGTAGTGTCAGGAGACGCTTTTATTGACGGTAAATCCTTTGATTCTAGTGATCCCATTGGCTATATTAAGAGCTTTGACATTCGTGCCAATAGTCCTCAAATTTTTGGTTAG
- a CDS encoding CHAD domain-containing protein, with translation MVNFTLKDNPITTADFAFNAIAKQINKISKYEQKILTEDDPENLHQIRVGMRRLRSVLSVFDTALIIPSTVNEQKIGNIARILGKQRDLDILKINLECKFNHESLDQESKIIKKIIQKIDKPTSKKFDKNITDILKNKKYQHLKEDLFSWLENPQYNSIASRKIEQILPDLLLPQISTFFLQSGWLIGTEILDRGDIIIKQNLLDKDIYLLINQQGFNLHKLRKEAKKTRYQLELFTDFYPEEYQTYLEFIVKVQEVLGEIQDHLCLHNHLTEVMGNKWQKKLNNLHDLIVQDKLLKWQEWQDLQIKFFSGDFCHNLRHIINNISSNNIIKG, from the coding sequence ATGGTTAATTTTACCCTCAAAGATAATCCAATTACTACGGCTGATTTTGCCTTTAATGCGATCGCAAAACAAATCAACAAGATTAGTAAATATGAACAAAAAATCCTCACGGAAGATGATCCTGAAAATTTACATCAAATCCGAGTAGGGATGAGGAGATTAAGAAGTGTTTTAAGTGTTTTTGATACTGCCCTAATTATTCCTTCGACAGTAAATGAGCAAAAAATAGGAAATATAGCTCGAATTTTAGGAAAACAGAGGGATTTAGATATTCTCAAAATTAATTTAGAATGTAAATTTAATCATGAATCATTAGATCAAGAAAGTAAAATAATTAAAAAAATTATTCAAAAAATAGATAAACCTACCTCGAAAAAATTTGACAAAAATATAACAGATATTTTAAAAAATAAAAAATATCAACATCTTAAAGAAGATTTATTTTCTTGGTTAGAAAATCCTCAATATAACTCGATCGCTTCTCGAAAAATAGAACAGATATTGCCAGATTTATTATTGCCTCAAATAAGTACTTTCTTTTTACAGTCAGGATGGTTAATTGGAACTGAAATACTCGATCGAGGAGATATTATCATCAAACAAAACTTGTTAGATAAAGACATTTATCTGTTAATTAATCAACAGGGATTTAATTTACATAAACTAAGAAAAGAAGCAAAAAAAACTCGTTATCAATTAGAATTATTTACTGATTTTTATCCCGAAGAATATCAAACATATTTAGAGTTTATAGTCAAAGTGCAGGAAGTTCTAGGAGAAATTCAAGATCATCTTTGTTTACACAACCATTTAACAGAAGTCATGGGTAATAAATGGCAGAAAAAACTAAATAATTTACATGATTTAATTGTCCAAGATAAATTATTGAAGTGGCAAGAATGGCAAGATTTACAAATTAAATTTTTCTCAGGAGATTTTTGTCATAATTTAAGACATATTATTAATAATATATCATCAAATAATATAATTAAGGGCTAA
- a CDS encoding 16S rRNA (cytosine(967)-C(5))-methyltransferase: MNNPRQLAFQALQNIYQQKAYTDIALERVFSSTSLSSFDRHLVSELVYGIVRRKRTLDSLINQLATKKASQQPLNLRIIIQLGLYQLRYLDKIPESAAVNTSVDLAKNNGLSKLSGVVNGILRSYLRLSLKEDPLILPSDFIPRLGVKYSFPDWLVSHFVQEFNVKQTKKLLEWYNHSPNIDLRVNSIKTTREKLQEILLNNGIETTFLPNISQGLRLTNSAGNISQLDCFKEGLFTIQDASAQMVSHFLNPQPNETIIDACAAPGGKTTHIAELMQDTGIIIGCDRNLSRLKKVTENVERLKLKSIQLGEGDSSELTEWENKADRVLVDVPCSGLGVLHKNPDIRWRKKPEEIKSLTELQLKIIENCSKWVKNGGILVYSTCTLNKEENEDIIARFVENNPLWQLVDKNNDSESNFSITSRGIVKIFPPVDDMDGFFMAKLIKGD; this comes from the coding sequence ATGAATAATCCCCGTCAATTGGCTTTTCAGGCTTTACAAAATATCTATCAACAAAAGGCTTATACGGATATTGCTTTAGAGAGGGTTTTCTCCTCTACTTCTCTTTCTTCTTTCGATCGACATTTAGTCTCAGAATTAGTGTATGGTATTGTTAGACGCAAACGTACCCTTGACAGTCTAATCAATCAATTAGCCACAAAAAAGGCATCTCAACAACCATTAAATCTGCGTATAATTATCCAATTAGGGTTATATCAGTTACGTTATCTTGATAAAATTCCAGAGTCTGCCGCAGTTAACACCAGTGTAGATTTAGCTAAAAATAATGGCTTAAGTAAACTTTCAGGGGTAGTTAATGGTATTCTTCGATCGTATCTTAGATTATCTTTAAAAGAAGATCCCTTAATTTTACCATCAGATTTTATTCCCCGTTTAGGAGTTAAATATAGTTTTCCCGATTGGCTAGTTTCTCATTTTGTTCAAGAATTTAACGTTAAACAAACCAAAAAATTATTGGAGTGGTATAATCACTCTCCCAATATCGATTTAAGAGTCAATTCCATAAAAACTACGAGAGAAAAATTACAAGAAATTCTGCTAAATAATGGTATTGAAACGACTTTTTTACCTAATATTTCTCAAGGTTTAAGGTTAACTAATTCTGCAGGAAATATCAGCCAATTAGACTGTTTTAAAGAAGGTTTATTTACCATCCAAGATGCAAGTGCGCAAATGGTTAGTCATTTTCTTAATCCTCAGCCGAATGAAACTATTATAGATGCTTGTGCCGCTCCTGGAGGGAAAACGACTCATATCGCTGAGCTAATGCAAGATACTGGTATAATTATAGGGTGCGATCGAAATCTCTCTAGGTTAAAAAAAGTCACAGAAAATGTTGAGAGACTGAAATTAAAATCGATTCAACTGGGAGAAGGAGATAGTAGCGAGTTAACAGAATGGGAAAATAAAGCCGATAGAGTTTTAGTTGATGTACCATGTTCAGGACTAGGAGTATTACACAAAAATCCAGATATTCGTTGGCGTAAAAAACCAGAGGAAATTAAATCACTAACAGAATTACAACTTAAAATTATTGAAAATTGCTCAAAATGGGTGAAAAATGGTGGTATCTTAGTTTATTCAACTTGTACTTTGAATAAAGAAGAAAATGAAGATATTATCGCCAGATTTGTAGAAAATAATCCTTTATGGCAATTAGTCGATAAAAATAATGATTCAGAATCAAATTTTTCGATAACATCAAGGGGAATAGTCAAAATATTTCCTCCAGTGGATGATATGGACGGATTTTTTATGGCAAAATTAATTAAAGGAGACTAA
- a CDS encoding DUF4079 domain-containing protein: MSIEQFTLLIHPFFAIVGVFPLVGIVSYFAWETRQRRLEVKAGDKTKIPPSVGINHVKIGKWLSTAVITVTLIGFSQPIITKNILKEQLWQTNFFQFIFIVLMFIFTIASFVLLFRARVKLWRGIFASLSGMGVIILGCQDGIFRRSNEWFWSHYYYGVIVCLLMIFSVAIIDDIYRDKSHKWRNVHIILNCLALLLFIGQAITGARDLFEIGLWTPPPALILPFIIL, encoded by the coding sequence ATGTCGATCGAACAATTTACCCTGTTAATTCATCCTTTTTTTGCGATTGTTGGAGTTTTTCCCTTAGTCGGTATTGTATCTTATTTTGCATGGGAAACTCGTCAAAGAAGATTAGAAGTAAAAGCTGGAGATAAAACCAAAATTCCTCCTTCTGTGGGGATTAATCATGTAAAAATAGGAAAATGGTTATCTACTGCGGTTATTACCGTTACTTTAATTGGATTCTCACAACCTATTATCACTAAAAATATTTTGAAAGAACAACTCTGGCAAACTAACTTTTTTCAATTTATTTTTATTGTTTTAATGTTTATTTTTACCATAGCTTCTTTCGTTTTATTATTTCGTGCAAGGGTTAAATTATGGCGAGGAATTTTTGCTAGTTTAAGCGGTATGGGAGTAATAATTTTAGGTTGTCAAGATGGCATTTTTCGTCGGAGTAATGAGTGGTTTTGGTCACATTATTATTATGGAGTAATAGTTTGTTTATTGATGATATTTTCTGTAGCTATTATTGATGATATTTATCGAGATAAGTCTCATAAATGGCGTAATGTTCACATTATTTTAAACTGTTTAGCTTTATTATTATTTATAGGACAAGCAATAACGGGGGCAAGAGATTTATTTGAAATTGGGTTATGGACTCCTCCTCCTGCATTAATTTTGCCTTTTATAATTTTATAA
- the ntrB gene encoding nitrate ABC transporter permease, whose product MKAKKNNFLNFVTNSNFLLPIVGFVGVIALWWVIALFRGEMMPTPPEALAKNLDFILNPFYRRGPGDLGLGWLLLASLRRVLIGFFLGAIVAIPVGFLIGMNHSAWQIINPIIQVFKPVSPLVWLPIALAIFNSAEPSAIFVIFITSLWSTIMNTAEGVMNIPKEYLEVADVLEMPRWKQLFKVVLPASLPYIFTGLRISLGIAWLVIVAVEMLTGGVGIGFFVWDEWNRLNVSSVFLAVFVIGLTGLILDYALAQLQVMITHRPARG is encoded by the coding sequence ATGAAAGCAAAGAAAAATAACTTTCTCAATTTTGTCACAAATTCTAATTTCTTATTACCGATCGTTGGTTTTGTTGGTGTTATTGCTCTTTGGTGGGTGATCGCCTTATTCCGTGGGGAAATGATGCCAACTCCTCCAGAAGCATTAGCAAAAAATCTCGATTTTATTTTAAATCCTTTTTACCGTCGAGGACCTGGTGATTTGGGTTTAGGATGGTTACTATTAGCTAGTTTACGCCGTGTTTTGATCGGTTTTTTCTTAGGTGCGATCGTGGCTATTCCTGTGGGATTTTTAATTGGAATGAATCACAGTGCATGGCAAATTATCAATCCGATTATTCAAGTATTTAAACCCGTTTCTCCTCTTGTATGGCTACCCATTGCCTTAGCTATTTTCAATTCTGCTGAACCTTCTGCTATTTTTGTAATTTTTATAACTTCATTATGGTCAACTATTATGAATACCGCCGAAGGAGTGATGAATATTCCCAAAGAATACTTAGAAGTTGCCGATGTTTTAGAGATGCCTCGTTGGAAACAATTATTTAAAGTGGTACTTCCTGCGAGTCTGCCTTATATTTTTACGGGTTTAAGGATTAGTTTAGGTATCGCTTGGTTAGTAATTGTGGCGGTAGAAATGCTCACAGGGGGTGTTGGTATTGGCTTTTTCGTTTGGGATGAGTGGAATCGTCTCAATGTTAGTTCTGTATTTTTAGCGGTATTTGTCATTGGTTTGACAGGGTTAATTCTCGATTATGCCTTAGCCCAACTACAAGTTATGATCACCCATCGCCCGGCAAGAGGTTAA
- a CDS encoding phosphoribulokinase, translating into MTQDRVVIIGVAGDSGCGKSTFLRRLEDLFGKEFMTVICLDDYHCLDRKGRKEAGVTALDPRANNFDLMAEQVKALKNGQAIDKPIYNHETGELDPPERIEPNKVIVIEGLHPLYDARVRELVDFSVYLDISEEVKINWKIQRDMAERGHSYDDVVASIMARKPDFTAYIEPQKQYADIVLQVLPTQLIKDEKEGKILRVRLIEKEGIPHFEPTYLFDEGSTIDWRPCGRKLTCAFPGLKMYYGPDNYMGNEVSILEIDGQFDNLEEIIYVESHLSRTSTKYYGEMTELLLKHKDYPGSNNGTGLFQVLVGLKMRETYEQLTGIAAKSEEKEVATV; encoded by the coding sequence ATGACTCAAGATAGAGTAGTAATTATTGGAGTTGCTGGAGACTCTGGTTGTGGCAAGTCAACTTTTTTACGTCGCTTAGAAGATTTATTCGGTAAAGAATTTATGACTGTTATCTGTCTCGATGACTATCATTGTCTCGATCGAAAAGGCAGAAAAGAAGCAGGTGTTACCGCATTAGATCCTCGTGCTAACAATTTTGATTTAATGGCAGAACAAGTTAAGGCTTTAAAAAATGGTCAAGCTATTGATAAACCTATTTATAATCACGAAACTGGAGAACTTGATCCTCCTGAAAGAATCGAACCAAATAAAGTAATTGTTATTGAAGGTTTACACCCTCTCTATGATGCGAGAGTCAGAGAATTAGTTGATTTTAGCGTTTACCTCGACATCAGCGAAGAAGTTAAAATTAATTGGAAAATTCAGCGTGATATGGCTGAAAGAGGTCATAGTTATGATGACGTTGTGGCTTCGATCATGGCCAGAAAACCTGATTTTACTGCTTATATTGAACCTCAAAAACAGTATGCTGATATTGTTCTTCAAGTGTTACCAACTCAGTTAATCAAAGACGAAAAAGAAGGTAAAATTTTAAGAGTTCGTCTTATTGAAAAAGAAGGTATCCCCCATTTTGAACCTACTTATCTCTTTGATGAAGGTTCAACCATTGATTGGCGCCCTTGTGGACGTAAACTTACCTGTGCTTTCCCCGGTCTTAAAATGTATTATGGACCTGATAACTACATGGGTAACGAAGTTTCAATCCTTGAAATTGATGGCCAATTTGATAACCTCGAAGAAATTATTTATGTTGAAAGTCATTTAAGCCGTACAAGTACAAAATACTATGGTGAAATGACAGAGTTATTACTAAAACATAAAGATTATCCCGGTTCTAATAATGGTACTGGTTTATTCCAAGTATTAGTTGGTTTAAAAATGCGTGAAACTTACGAGCAATTAACGGGCATTGCGGCAAAATCTGAAGAAAAAGAAGTTGCGACTGTTTAA
- a CDS encoding DedA family protein, with amino-acid sequence MTEWITSTMNSLGYVGIALLMFLENLFPPIPSELIMPLAGFTVSQGKMELIPAIAAGVIGTILGAFPWYYLGIIVDEIKLEKLADQYGKWIFVSGGDINKANKWFNKYGNVAVLLGRLVPGIRTLISLPAGINAMKMSSFVIYSTIGTLLWVSLLTGAGYVLGNNYVLVEEYIAPFSKIGLLSIGFLFVIWVIRKQLKK; translated from the coding sequence ATGACTGAATGGATCACAAGTACAATGAATTCTCTGGGATATGTAGGAATTGCTTTGTTAATGTTTTTAGAAAATTTATTTCCCCCTATTCCTTCAGAATTAATTATGCCGTTAGCAGGTTTTACAGTATCTCAGGGAAAAATGGAGTTAATTCCAGCGATCGCTGCTGGAGTAATTGGAACAATTTTGGGAGCATTTCCTTGGTATTATTTGGGAATAATTGTCGATGAAATAAAACTGGAAAAATTAGCTGATCAATATGGTAAATGGATTTTTGTATCTGGGGGTGATATTAACAAAGCCAATAAATGGTTTAATAAATACGGTAATGTAGCTGTTCTTTTAGGTAGATTAGTACCCGGAATACGAACTCTAATTTCTCTACCAGCCGGAATAAATGCCATGAAAATGAGTTCTTTTGTAATTTACTCTACCATAGGAACATTACTTTGGGTTTCATTGTTAACGGGGGCTGGTTATGTTTTAGGAAATAATTATGTATTAGTTGAAGAATATATTGCACCTTTTTCTAAAATTGGTTTATTGAGTATTGGATTTTTATTTGTAATTTGGGTTATTAGAAAACAACTAAAAAAATAA